A DNA window from Ornithobacterium rhinotracheale DSM 15997 contains the following coding sequences:
- a CDS encoding rhomboid family intramembrane serine protease, translated as MFQRIAPITKNLIIINLLFYLATFVFSSTNGIDLREYLGAFYPLSDNFRSFQILSHMFMHGDLTHLFFNMLALFMFGSTVEMVLGPKRYVILYFASALGAYVLFNATNYLEAQQLIAAADLSPQQVALLSTLKPMMGIPGLETLSAIYSTPMVGASGAIFGVLIAFGMLFPNAVLMLIFPPIPIKAKYIIPLYVLLELVLAIQSNPGDNIAHYAHIGGAIIGFILIRNWKKTLPRWN; from the coding sequence ATGTTTCAAAGAATAGCACCGATTACCAAGAATTTAATCATCATCAATTTGCTGTTTTATTTGGCAACCTTTGTGTTTTCTAGCACCAATGGAATAGATTTGAGAGAATATCTTGGGGCATTTTATCCGTTGTCGGATAACTTTAGAAGTTTTCAAATCCTGTCGCATATGTTCATGCACGGAGATTTGACACACTTGTTTTTCAATATGTTGGCATTGTTTATGTTCGGTTCTACTGTGGAAATGGTGCTTGGACCTAAAAGATATGTTATCCTCTATTTTGCTTCGGCTTTGGGGGCTTATGTTTTGTTTAATGCAACTAATTATCTTGAGGCACAACAACTTATTGCCGCAGCAGATTTGTCGCCACAACAAGTGGCATTGCTCTCAACGCTCAAGCCTATGATGGGAATCCCGGGGCTAGAGACGCTAAGTGCAATTTATTCAACGCCTATGGTAGGAGCCTCGGGCGCAATTTTTGGTGTTTTGATTGCGTTTGGAATGCTATTCCCAAATGCTGTTTTAATGCTTATTTTTCCGCCAATTCCTATCAAAGCTAAATACATTATTCCGCTTTATGTATTGCTAGAGCTTGTTCTGGCGATTCAGAGCAATCCAGGCGACAACATTGCACATTATGCACACATTGGTGGCGCAATTATCGGATTTATACTCATTAGAAACTGGAAAAAGACCTTACCAAGATGGAATTAA
- a CDS encoding HIT family protein: MASIFTKIINGEIPAYKIAENDDYIAFLDAFPIAKGHTLVVPKQETDRIWDLSPEQFNGLMAFAYKVAHAIEKSIDCNRVGVSVMGLEVPHAHVHLVPMNDMGDMNFANKIDISKEEMEEIRANIASNI, encoded by the coding sequence ATGGCAAGTATTTTCACTAAAATCATCAACGGAGAAATTCCTGCTTATAAAATCGCTGAAAACGATGATTATATCGCGTTTTTAGATGCATTTCCTATTGCTAAAGGTCACACGCTTGTGGTTCCAAAACAAGAAACCGACCGAATTTGGGATTTATCTCCAGAGCAATTCAATGGCTTAATGGCTTTTGCTTACAAAGTGGCTCATGCTATCGAGAAAAGCATTGATTGCAATCGTGTGGGCGTTTCCGTCATGGGGCTAGAAGTGCCACACGCACATGTACACCTCGTGCCAATGAATGACATGGGCGACATGAATTTTGCCAATAAGATTGATATTTCCAAAGAAGAAATGGAAGAAATCAGAGCAAATATTGCTAGCAATATTTAA
- a CDS encoding rhomboid family intramembrane serine protease: MELINKLKNQFINGNIAIKLIYINVAIFLLGWIIRIFTPIHYLNLYFGLSPYSSDFWAKPWSLFTYMFLHYDVLHLLFNMLMLYFVSEFYFRYFGEKSFKIFYFVGGIVAGLFFMILNTFSVQSSNLIGASAAIYSVFFAMVAYQPNMELRLPFVQSPVKLLYIAIGLIVLGFLLNTDNLGGNVSHIGGALFGYLYMKQFEKGKDIFGKLAEKLNGLFSKKSHLKMKKNSKAESQTPPRDDYEYQDWKAEQEKNIDEILDKISRSGYNSLTKEEKDFLFKRGKKQ; encoded by the coding sequence ATGGAATTAATCAATAAATTAAAAAATCAATTTATAAACGGAAATATTGCCATTAAATTAATCTATATCAATGTAGCAATCTTTTTGCTAGGTTGGATTATCCGTATTTTTACCCCGATACATTATTTGAATCTGTATTTTGGGCTAAGCCCTTATAGCAGTGATTTCTGGGCAAAACCATGGAGCTTATTCACTTATATGTTTTTGCATTATGATGTATTGCATTTATTATTCAATATGCTTATGCTGTATTTTGTATCGGAATTCTATTTTAGATATTTTGGGGAGAAATCATTTAAAATCTTCTATTTTGTGGGAGGAATTGTTGCAGGATTATTTTTTATGATTTTAAACACATTCAGTGTGCAGTCATCAAATCTCATAGGTGCAAGTGCTGCAATTTATTCTGTATTTTTTGCGATGGTGGCATATCAGCCTAATATGGAATTGAGGCTCCCATTTGTGCAATCGCCAGTGAAGTTGCTGTACATAGCAATTGGTTTGATTGTACTTGGATTTTTATTAAATACCGATAATTTAGGCGGAAATGTTTCCCACATTGGAGGTGCTTTGTTTGGGTATTTGTATATGAAGCAATTTGAAAAAGGAAAAGATATTTTTGGCAAATTGGCAGAAAAATTAAACGGATTATTCAGCAAAAAGAGTCATTTAAAAATGAAGAAAAACTCTAAAGCTGAGAGCCAAACTCCTCCGAGAGATGACTACGAATATCAAGATTGGAAAGCCGAACAAGAGAAAAATATCGATGAAATTTTGGATAAAATTTCCCGTTCAGGTTACAATAGTTTGACTAAAGAGGAGAAAGATTTTCTTTTTAAACGAGGAAAAAAACAATAA
- the mutL gene encoding DNA mismatch repair endonuclease MutL, which translates to MSDIIQLLPPQVANQIAAGEVVQRPASVVKELLENAVDAGATQIQLIVKDAGRTLVQVIDNGKGMSVTDARMAFERHATSKIHTSDDIFKIMTKGFRGEALASIAAVAQVELKTKQDEDTVGTCVQISGGDFESQEPAVTQKGSIISVKNLFYNVPARRNFLKSNAVEFRHILDEFHRVALSHENIDFTLIHNDEEIFRLTKANLAQRVLHIFGRKIEGQLVPISEETDIVKITGYVGKPNIAKKSRGEQFFFVNHRFIKSNYLHKSIQNAFEDLIPKGNHPSYFIFLELPPEKIDINIHPTKTEIKFEDEYSIFAQLRAATKHALGQYQVTPPLDFDSTVQIDVPILDKRKDISYPEISVDKTYNPFEVDTPPVAPSSGVPKNGGFSYSPSPRPKSAGGSYDYYDLLSGEEELQTTFVPQEEIQETSQVLQWNNAYIVATYKGDLLLIDQHRAHQTILFYNFKNLAQKNTLSQQLLFPIEYPLNEKEKSLLNESLSDWLSFGFDMEVQGDVCLVNAIPSEISQENMIEILQHFFEEESVDDLGELKEHLCRIMAKSAAVKKGTTLNEAEINHLVQELFKLEQFNYSPFGKKIYYSLSLQEIQKKLD; encoded by the coding sequence ATGAGCGATATCATTCAATTATTGCCCCCACAGGTAGCCAACCAAATTGCTGCGGGAGAAGTAGTGCAGCGTCCGGCCTCTGTGGTAAAAGAATTGCTTGAAAATGCAGTAGATGCAGGTGCTACCCAAATACAATTGATCGTGAAAGATGCAGGGCGCACGCTCGTGCAGGTGATCGATAATGGCAAAGGCATGTCGGTAACCGATGCGCGTATGGCGTTTGAGCGTCATGCAACTTCCAAAATTCACACCAGTGATGATATTTTTAAAATCATGACTAAAGGTTTTCGTGGCGAAGCCTTGGCATCCATCGCAGCGGTGGCGCAAGTGGAGCTAAAAACCAAACAAGACGAAGATACGGTGGGAACTTGCGTGCAGATTAGCGGTGGCGATTTTGAAAGCCAAGAGCCTGCAGTTACGCAAAAAGGGAGCATTATTTCTGTGAAAAATTTATTTTACAATGTCCCTGCGCGTCGTAATTTCTTGAAATCAAATGCCGTAGAATTTCGCCATATTTTAGATGAATTTCATCGCGTGGCACTTTCGCACGAAAATATAGATTTTACCTTAATTCACAACGACGAAGAAATTTTTAGGCTCACAAAAGCAAATTTAGCACAACGCGTTTTGCACATTTTTGGTCGCAAAATCGAAGGTCAGCTAGTGCCTATTTCCGAAGAAACCGATATTGTAAAGATTACTGGCTATGTGGGAAAACCCAATATTGCCAAAAAATCACGAGGCGAACAATTTTTCTTTGTGAATCATCGATTCATTAAGAGTAATTATTTGCATAAAAGTATACAAAACGCTTTCGAGGATTTAATACCCAAAGGCAATCATCCCAGTTATTTTATTTTTTTAGAGCTTCCGCCCGAAAAAATCGACATTAATATTCACCCAACCAAAACTGAAATTAAGTTTGAAGATGAATATAGCATTTTTGCTCAATTAAGAGCTGCAACAAAGCATGCTCTCGGGCAATATCAAGTAACTCCACCTTTGGATTTTGATTCTACGGTACAAATAGATGTCCCGATTTTGGATAAAAGGAAAGATATTTCTTATCCAGAAATTTCGGTGGATAAAACTTACAATCCCTTTGAAGTGGACACGCCACCCGTGGCACCAAGTTCTGGCGTGCCTAAGAACGGAGGTTTTAGCTATTCGCCGTCCCCTAGACCAAAATCTGCGGGAGGCAGCTATGATTATTATGATTTATTGTCGGGGGAGGAAGAGCTGCAAACGACTTTTGTGCCACAAGAGGAAATTCAAGAAACAAGCCAAGTCTTGCAGTGGAATAATGCGTATATCGTAGCCACATACAAGGGCGATTTGCTTTTGATCGATCAGCACCGTGCGCATCAGACTATTTTGTTTTATAATTTCAAAAATTTAGCCCAGAAAAACACTTTAAGCCAGCAATTGCTTTTCCCGATTGAATATCCACTTAATGAGAAAGAAAAAAGTTTGCTCAACGAGTCGCTTTCAGATTGGTTAAGCTTTGGATTTGATATGGAAGTGCAGGGCGATGTTTGTTTGGTCAATGCCATTCCGTCTGAAATTTCTCAAGAAAATATGATTGAAATTTTACAACATTTTTTTGAGGAAGAATCCGTAGATGATTTGGGGGAGCTCAAAGAACATTTATGCCGAATCATGGCTAAAAGTGCTGCAGTGAAAAAGGGAACTACGCTCAACGAGGCAGAAATTAATCATTTGGTACAAGAATTGTTTAAGCTAGAGCAATTTAATTATAGCCCTTTTGGGAAAAAAATATATTATTCACTTTCTTTACAAGAGATTCAAAAAAAATTAGACTAA
- the greA gene encoding transcription elongation factor GreA — MANLQYVTKEGLDKLREELKYLESVERPRISQQIAEARDKGDLSENAEYDAAKEAQGLLEAKISKLQDQVANARVIDKSQLDSTKVSILSTVKIKNLANGQEMKYTLVPETEADLKAGKIAVSTPIAKGLLGKELGEKAEIKLPNGNVLNFEITELSLGEE; from the coding sequence ATGGCAAATTTACAATATGTAACCAAAGAAGGTTTGGATAAATTGCGCGAAGAGCTAAAATATTTGGAAAGTGTAGAACGCCCGAGAATCTCTCAACAAATTGCTGAGGCAAGAGATAAAGGGGATTTGTCTGAGAACGCGGAGTATGATGCTGCTAAAGAAGCGCAAGGGCTTCTTGAGGCTAAAATCTCTAAACTGCAAGACCAAGTAGCCAATGCTCGTGTGATAGATAAATCTCAATTAGATTCTACCAAGGTTTCTATCCTCTCTACCGTGAAAATCAAAAACTTGGCAAACGGACAAGAGATGAAATATACCCTTGTGCCAGAAACTGAGGCTGACTTAAAAGCGGGAAAAATTGCTGTAAGCACTCCTATTGCTAAAGGTTTATTGGGTAAAGAATTAGGCGAAAAAGCTGAAATCAAGTTACCGAATGGTAATGTTTTAAATTTTGAAATCACTGAATTAAGTTTAGGAGAAGAATAA
- a CDS encoding GH3 auxin-responsive promoter family protein, translated as MVTIVNKIASFVVNSYVNKVEEIRTQPIEAQQRVFKYLIERGKRTQYGQKFDFKNIKTYEDFKEKVPVVIYEELEPEIERARRGAADVLWPGKVQWFAKSSGTTNAKSKFIPITKESLEQNHFTSGKMLFANYLENHPNTAMFTKKNLRIGGSADLYQEYGTKYGDLSAIMIDNLPFWADYMNTPNKEISLLSDWNVKLDAIAQAAIKDSVGSLTGVPSWMLVLLNHCLSLTGKDHLHEIWPDLEVFFHGGISFKPYLKNYEEICGKEMRYYEIYNASEGYFSMQDLPDSKDMLLMLNTGIFFEFIPMEEEALKARKAVPLQEVELNKNYAIVISTIGGLWRYMIGDTVKFKSINPYRIVVSGRTKHYINAFGEEIIIENAEEALDFASNETGAKIKEYTGAPIFMHDKEKGAHEWVIEFEREPNDFEQFKILFDQKLKEINSDYEAKRYNNMTLNFPSIHMGRKDLFYDWMESRGKLGGQNKVPRLCNDREYIDPLLRLNQTES; from the coding sequence ATGGTAACAATCGTAAATAAAATCGCATCTTTTGTCGTTAATTCTTATGTCAATAAGGTAGAAGAAATTCGCACGCAGCCCATTGAGGCGCAGCAGCGTGTGTTCAAGTATTTGATAGAGAGAGGGAAGAGAACGCAGTATGGACAAAAGTTTGATTTTAAAAATATAAAAACCTACGAGGATTTTAAAGAGAAAGTGCCCGTGGTGATTTATGAAGAATTGGAACCAGAAATTGAACGCGCACGCCGAGGCGCAGCCGATGTGCTCTGGCCAGGGAAGGTGCAATGGTTTGCCAAATCTTCGGGAACGACCAATGCCAAAAGTAAGTTTATCCCAATTACCAAAGAATCTTTGGAGCAAAATCATTTTACTTCGGGCAAAATGCTTTTTGCCAATTATTTAGAAAATCATCCCAATACTGCGATGTTTACCAAGAAGAATTTGCGCATTGGGGGAAGTGCCGATTTATACCAAGAATATGGCACCAAGTATGGTGACTTGTCTGCAATTATGATTGATAATTTGCCATTTTGGGCAGATTATATGAATACACCAAATAAAGAAATTTCGCTACTCAGCGATTGGAATGTAAAGCTAGATGCCATTGCGCAAGCAGCAATCAAGGACAGTGTGGGCTCGCTCACGGGCGTTCCGTCGTGGATGCTGGTGTTGCTCAACCATTGTTTAAGCCTTACGGGCAAGGATCATTTACACGAGATTTGGCCAGATTTGGAAGTGTTTTTTCATGGAGGAATCAGTTTTAAGCCTTATTTAAAAAACTACGAAGAAATTTGTGGCAAAGAGATGAGGTATTACGAAATTTATAACGCGTCTGAAGGCTATTTTTCTATGCAAGATTTGCCCGATAGCAAGGACATGCTTTTAATGCTAAACACAGGGATTTTCTTTGAATTTATCCCGATGGAAGAGGAGGCTTTAAAGGCGAGAAAAGCAGTGCCATTGCAAGAAGTAGAGCTAAATAAAAACTATGCAATTGTGATTTCTACCATCGGCGGGTTGTGGCGTTATATGATTGGCGATACTGTGAAGTTTAAATCAATTAATCCGTATAGGATCGTTGTTTCTGGTCGCACCAAACACTATATCAATGCCTTTGGCGAAGAAATTATTATAGAAAATGCAGAGGAAGCGTTGGATTTTGCGTCCAACGAAACGGGAGCTAAAATTAAAGAATACACGGGCGCACCGATTTTTATGCACGACAAAGAAAAAGGAGCGCATGAATGGGTGATTGAATTTGAACGAGAACCAAACGATTTTGAGCAGTTTAAAATTCTTTTTGACCAAAAGCTGAAAGAAATAAATTCGGACTATGAGGCAAAACGCTACAACAACATGACTTTGAATTTCCCGAGCATTCACATGGGGCGAAAAGATTTATTTTACGACTGGATGGAAAGCCGAGGCAAATTGGGCGGACAAAATAAAGTGCCACGCCTTTGCAACGACCGAGAGTATATAGACCCGCTATTACGCCTAAACCAAACAGAATCTTGA
- the rfbD gene encoding dTDP-4-dehydrorhamnose reductase, with protein MKQVLVTGGNGQLGSCIQKIASNYPDFKFTFTDVATLDITSPEAVKDFFAQNTFDFVINCAAYTAVDLAETEQEIARKVNADAVGYLAEAARLQDAWFIHISTDYVFDGGFSTPILPEEKTNPLNIYGKTKLAGEELAFANNPKTIVIRTAWVYSEFGKNFVKTMLRLFREKDELSVVNDQIGAPTNANDLALAILSILEKNRLKSGIYHFTNEGEISWFDFASAIRELSQSSITIHPVDSTAFPTVALRPKYSVLDLSSFKETFEQKIPDWKVSLEKLLQENDL; from the coding sequence ATGAAACAAGTTTTAGTTACAGGAGGAAACGGACAATTAGGAAGTTGTATTCAAAAAATAGCATCTAACTATCCAGATTTTAAATTTACTTTTACTGATGTTGCTACTTTAGACATCACTAGCCCAGAGGCGGTGAAAGACTTTTTTGCGCAAAATACATTTGATTTTGTGATCAATTGTGCCGCTTATACCGCGGTAGATTTGGCTGAGACAGAGCAAGAAATCGCACGAAAAGTAAATGCCGATGCCGTGGGCTATTTAGCCGAAGCGGCTCGTTTACAAGATGCGTGGTTCATTCATATTTCTACGGACTATGTTTTTGATGGAGGTTTTTCTACGCCTATATTGCCAGAGGAAAAAACAAATCCGCTCAATATTTATGGTAAAACCAAATTAGCGGGAGAGGAGCTAGCTTTTGCCAATAATCCCAAAACAATTGTGATTCGCACAGCTTGGGTGTATAGCGAGTTTGGCAAAAACTTCGTGAAAACAATGTTGAGATTATTCCGCGAAAAAGATGAGCTTTCTGTGGTGAATGATCAAATCGGGGCACCTACTAATGCGAATGATTTAGCTTTAGCGATTCTATCAATTTTAGAAAAAAATCGTTTAAAATCGGGAATTTATCATTTTACCAATGAGGGAGAGATTTCTTGGTTCGATTTTGCTTCTGCAATTAGGGAGCTTTCGCAAAGTTCTATCACGATTCATCCCGTAGATTCTACGGCGTTTCCTACTGTGGCTCTGCGCCCGAAATATTCTGTACTGGATTTGTCTAGTTTTAAAGAAACCTTTGAGCAAAAAATCCCAGATTGGAAAGTTAGCTTAGAGAAACTGCTGCAAGAAAATGATTTATAA
- a CDS encoding Rieske (2Fe-2S) protein → MYKFKFLNKNYLKLIIVSFLMICMSACNNDQGRSSCMPRSYVNARYSLNTPQLIPLQSPMGYVVLNPDGTNGGRGLIIVNTGARFLAYDRNAPHICPTAKSTLEVVHGLKVVCPEDGAEWILNTGMPVNSATNGVPLYQYTVQREGNFILIFN, encoded by the coding sequence ATGTACAAGTTTAAATTTCTGAATAAAAACTATTTAAAACTGATAATTGTTTCTTTTTTAATGATTTGTATGTCGGCATGTAACAATGATCAAGGGCGTTCTAGTTGTATGCCTCGCTCGTATGTAAATGCTCGCTACTCGCTCAATACGCCACAATTGATTCCGTTGCAAAGCCCGATGGGCTATGTGGTTTTAAATCCAGATGGAACCAATGGAGGAAGAGGTTTAATTATCGTAAATACGGGTGCAAGATTTTTGGCTTATGACCGAAACGCACCACATATTTGCCCCACGGCTAAATCTACGCTAGAAGTGGTACATGGGCTAAAGGTAGTGTGCCCCGAGGACGGAGCCGAATGGATACTCAATACAGGCATGCCGGTAAATTCTGCGACAAATGGCGTACCTTTGTACCAATACACTGTGCAGCGAGAGGGGAATTTTATTTTAATCTTTAATTAA
- a CDS encoding head GIN domain-containing protein: MKKGFWFIFFVSFFMVSCGIEAIYGIKGNGNVVERNYDLSRFQKLDMLGSMDVVYYKSNSYRATVVVDENIQPYVLVEEGNNTLRLKMKPGSFSYKKLLIKVYAPDLSSVDLIGSGDFKANDKITANKFWGAVSGSGNFRGTLDCEKVEMAISGSGDVKVGGKTQDLNVRISGSGNFNGKSLQSENANIKVSGSGDVTVFATESLDAVVSGSGDVRYLGNPRLNTKTSGSGSIHKL; this comes from the coding sequence ATGAAAAAAGGATTTTGGTTTATATTTTTCGTTTCATTTTTCATGGTTTCTTGTGGTATAGAGGCTATTTATGGAATCAAGGGGAATGGTAATGTGGTTGAGAGAAATTATGACTTGTCTAGGTTTCAAAAATTAGACATGTTAGGGAGTATGGATGTAGTTTATTACAAAAGCAATTCGTATAGAGCTACGGTGGTTGTAGATGAAAATATTCAGCCCTATGTTTTGGTAGAAGAGGGAAATAACACTTTAAGATTAAAAATGAAACCAGGTTCTTTTTCTTATAAAAAACTTTTGATCAAAGTCTATGCGCCAGATTTATCGTCGGTAGACTTAATCGGGTCGGGTGATTTTAAAGCCAATGATAAAATCACGGCAAATAAATTTTGGGGTGCTGTTTCTGGTTCAGGAAATTTCAGAGGCACGCTTGATTGCGAAAAGGTAGAAATGGCAATTTCGGGCTCTGGCGATGTGAAAGTAGGGGGCAAAACGCAAGATTTAAATGTTAGAATTTCAGGTTCAGGCAACTTTAATGGAAAAAGCTTGCAGAGTGAAAATGCAAATATCAAGGTTTCGGGCTCTGGAGATGTCACTGTATTTGCCACAGAGTCATTGGACGCAGTGGTGAGTGGCTCTGGCGATGTTCGCTATTTGGGTAATCCTCGTTTAAATACAAAAACTTCGGGCTCAGGAAGTATTCATAAATTGTAA